The proteins below are encoded in one region of Triticum aestivum cultivar Chinese Spring chromosome 1B, IWGSC CS RefSeq v2.1, whole genome shotgun sequence:
- the LOC123092018 gene encoding phospholipase A1-Ibeta2, chloroplastic-like yields the protein MSAAAAIAAPPRHSRPSPLNPNATAMASTTKPNAVCTKTHLANLDRILLRPPPLPLPVRPKKALADESGGGDREETAPDSDERRGRRGGLLNALNLSTFLPFTGRPATDEMSPRSLAQMQRLLTLSPRPSPRGTIAAEWRRYHGEGAWKGLVDPLDQNLRREVLRYGDFVQAAYTAFHSMPSSPSHGHGQHRTLVLPDRSYRPTRSLFATSSLSIPPWAQRRSAPKWLTQRTSFAGYVAVCDNEREVRRMGRRDIVIVLRGTATCPEWAENLRTGLVPVSDDDDSDDATAAQNVPKVAKGFLSLYKTAGDHVPSLSDAIVEEVRRLIEVYKGEELSITVVGHSLGASLALLAADELSACLAADAASNSTAADDHQPPPVSVVSFGGPKTGNRAFADRLQHERGVNVLRVVNAGDVVTRVPGLVTPTTMAEGYVHAGGAELTLDSRDSPCLRPDAGPACCHDLEAYLHLLDGFMGSGRPFRADASRSVAGLLVYQRTSVKRAYVERARVLGFEPAAMPRTATANGAGAADGQYGFLASPS from the coding sequence ATGTCCGCCGCGGCAGCTATCGCGGCACCGCCGCGACACAGCCGGCCGTCGCCTCTCAACCCAAATGCAACGGCGATGGCCAGCACCACCAAACCTAACGCCGTCTGTACAAAGACGCACCTCGCCAACCTCGATCGCAtcctcctccgcccgccgccgctcccgcTCCCGGTCAGGCCTAAGAAGGCGCTCGCCGACGAGTCCGGCGGGGGCGACAGGGAGGAGACCGCCCCCGACTCCGACGAACGCAGAGGCCGCCGGGGCGGTCTCCTCAACGCGCTGAACCTGTCGACGTTCCTGCCGTTCACAGGGAGGCCCGCCACGGACGAGATGTCCCCGCGTAGCCTGGCACAAATGCAGCGGCTCCTCACGCTCTCGCCGCGGCCCTCGCCCAGGGGAACCATCGCCGCCGAATGGCGACGTTACCACGGCGAGGGCGCGTGGAAGGGCCTGGTCGACCCGCTCGACCAGAACCTCCGCCGCGAGGTTTTGCGATACGGTGACTTCGTGCAGGCCGCATACACGGCGTTCCACTCCATGCCGTCGTCGCCGTCGCACGGCCACGGCCAGCATCGCACGCTCGTGCTACCGGACCGGTCGTACCGGCCGACTCGCAGCCTGTTTGCCACGTCTTCCTTGTCAATCCCGCCGTGGGCGCAGCGGCGGTCGGCGCCCAAGTGGCTGACACAGCGCACCAGCTTCGCCGGCTACGTCGCCGTCTGCGACAACGAGCGCGAGGTTCGGCGCATGGGCCGTCGCGACATCGTCATTGTGCTGCGCGGCACCGCCACGTGCCCTGAGTGGGCAGAGAACCTCCGCACCGGCCTCGTGCCGGTGTCGGACGACGATGACAGCGACGACGCGACGGCGGCGCAGAACGTGCCCAAGGTGGCGAAGGGGTTCCTGAGCCTGTACAAGACGGCCGGCGACCACGTGCCCAGCCTGTCGGACGCCATTGTGGAGGAGGTGAGGAGGCTGATCGAGGTGTACAAGGGCGAGGAGCTCAGCATCACGGTGGTTGGCCACAGCCTCGGCGCATCTTTGGccctcctcgccgccgacgagctaaGCGCGTGCCTGGCCGCCGATGCGGCGAGTAACAGCACCGCTGCAGATGATCATCAGCCGCCGCCCGTCTCCGTGGTTTCCTTCGGCGGCCCGAAGACCGGCAACCGCGCGTTCGCGGACCGGCTACAGCACGAGCGGGGCGTGAACGTGCTGCGCGTGGTGAACGCCGGCGACGTGGTGACGCGCGTCCCCGGGCTCGTGACACCGACGACGATGGCCGAAGGATACGTGCACGCGGGTGGCGCGGAGCTGACGCTGGACAGCCGCGACTCGCCGTGCCTGCGCCCGGACGCCGGCCCGGCCTGCTGCCACGACCTGGAGGCCTACCTGCACCTGCTGGACGGGTTCATGGGCTCCGGCAGGCCGTTCCGGGCCGACGCGAGTCGCAGCGTGGCGGGGCTGCTCGTTTACCAGCGGACCAGCGTGAAGCGTGCCTACGTGGAGCGCGCGAGGGTGCTCGGGTTCGAGCCGGCGGCCATGCCAAGGACCGCCACGGCCAACGGCGCTGGCGCTGCTGATGGACAGTACGGCTTCCTGGCCAGTCCCTCGTGA